One genomic segment of bacterium includes these proteins:
- a CDS encoding peptidase M48, with the protein MVRKKRSLFQALMLVLLAAVLLTCAVNPVTGKRELMLLSEADEVTLGQQTDAEVIATYGLYEDAALTAYVAQIGHKMAALS; encoded by the coding sequence ATGGTCAGGAAAAAAAGATCTTTATTTCAAGCGCTGATGTTGGTGTTGCTCGCCGCCGTATTGTTGACCTGTGCGGTGAATCCGGTCACCGGCAAACGGGAATTGATGTTGCTCAGTGAAGCCGATGAAGTGACGCTGGGACAGCAGACCGATGCGGAGGTCATCGCCACCTATGGCTTGTACGAAGATGCGGCCTTGACCGCTTATGTGGCTCAGATCGGGCACAAAATGGCCGCGCTTTC
- a CDS encoding bifunctional metallophosphatase/5'-nucleotidase — protein MKRLWLILLCCFLPSFAQQLTILHTNDTHAQFEPTPATWVQKNPKPLIGGMTALEYFISREREKQQPILLLDAGDVMTGTPISKMVRDGVTGGGFMDMLNLIGYDAMTIGNHEFDEGQENLLSLMAAAQFDVLSANLYQNDRLMTRKPYAIYTVGGVRVGVIGLTLSRLFDDVAKKNLEGIRVQDPAIAAQTVIDEIDPQTDLIVLLTHQGVEEDLAFADRIHGADVIVGGHSHTRLQEPIRRNGLLVVQADSKTRYLGRLALTVQADTVVDYRYQLIPTWVDSVRNPNPRMQELVRQYKERIDEEYGKPLGKLKVDWRRSSQQESNIGNYLADVVRASVGVDFAVLNSGGIRKDLNKGVLRKLDIVEILPFSNNVVKFTCSGAELRTIVESNARAALRQEPGILQISGLSYAFQISKGGTVEIEWIKINGRALDVNKTYTGATVDFIIYGQAEKYFGFPVQTGEATGLLLSDLVMDYVQKHPNVRSKVDGRIRCTDLRKKK, from the coding sequence ATGAAGCGTCTGTGGTTGATTCTATTGTGTTGTTTTTTGCCCTCTTTTGCCCAACAGCTGACCATTCTGCACACCAATGACACTCATGCCCAATTTGAACCCACCCCGGCAACTTGGGTGCAAAAAAATCCCAAACCGCTTATCGGCGGCATGACCGCGCTTGAGTATTTTATCTCGAGGGAAAGAGAAAAACAGCAGCCGATCCTGCTGCTGGACGCGGGCGATGTCATGACCGGTACGCCCATCTCCAAGATGGTGCGAGACGGAGTGACCGGCGGTGGGTTTATGGACATGCTGAATTTGATCGGCTATGACGCCATGACCATCGGCAATCACGAGTTCGATGAGGGCCAGGAGAATTTACTCAGTTTGATGGCAGCCGCCCAATTCGATGTGCTTTCCGCCAATCTGTATCAGAACGACCGGCTGATGACGCGAAAGCCTTATGCCATCTATACGGTCGGCGGCGTCAGAGTGGGGGTCATCGGCCTTACTCTTTCCAGGCTGTTCGACGATGTGGCGAAAAAGAATCTGGAAGGCATTCGAGTGCAGGATCCGGCCATTGCGGCGCAGACGGTCATTGATGAGATCGACCCGCAGACCGATCTCATCGTGCTCCTCACCCATCAGGGGGTGGAGGAAGACCTGGCGTTCGCTGATCGGATCCACGGCGCAGATGTCATCGTGGGCGGCCACAGCCATACGCGGCTGCAAGAGCCGATTCGGCGCAACGGGCTGCTGGTGGTGCAGGCGGATTCCAAGACTCGTTATCTCGGCCGGCTTGCGTTGACGGTGCAGGCGGATACGGTCGTAGACTATCGCTATCAGCTGATCCCCACCTGGGTTGACAGCGTTCGAAATCCCAATCCGCGCATGCAGGAGCTGGTCCGGCAGTACAAAGAGCGGATCGACGAGGAGTATGGCAAACCGTTGGGAAAGCTCAAGGTGGATTGGCGGCGCAGCAGCCAACAGGAGTCCAATATCGGCAATTATTTGGCAGATGTGGTGCGCGCGTCGGTGGGCGTCGATTTCGCCGTGCTCAACAGCGGCGGAATCCGTAAGGACCTCAACAAGGGCGTGCTGCGCAAATTGGACATCGTGGAGATACTGCCTTTCTCCAATAATGTCGTCAAATTCACCTGCAGCGGTGCTGAGCTGCGGACCATCGTGGAATCCAACGCCCGCGCAGCATTGCGGCAGGAGCCCGGCATTTTGCAGATCTCGGGATTGAGCTATGCTTTTCAAATCAGCAAAGGCGGAACCGTAGAGATCGAATGGATCAAGATCAACGGACGGGCCTTGGATGTCAACAAGACCTATACAGGCGCCACGGTGGACTTTATTATTTACGGCCAGGCGGAAAAGTATTTCGGATTCCCGGTTCAGACCGGCGAGGCCACCGGTCTGTTGCTATCGGATCTGGTCATGGATTATGTGCAGAAGCATCCTAACGTCCGTTCGAAAGTAGACGGCCGTATCCGCTGCACGGATTTACGTAAAAAAAAGTGA